The Ogataea parapolymorpha DL-1 chromosome III, whole genome shotgun sequence nucleotide sequence GCGACACGGGCAGCAGTCTCAACGTCGTGGTAGCCCTTCTTCGGAACAGGCAGTGCGAAGCTGCCCAAAGCAAGCAGTAGCGAACTCAAGATTGTGGCTTTCATTGTGGGTTAGAAAATTATAGAAACAAAATGGGGGctatttatattttttcttgtcACTTATCGGTCCACCGAATATTCGGCCATCCGATAAAATTTTGGGGCCCGGCAGCGCGGCGGGAGATAAAAATAGTGTCACTTTAAATAGTTTTTATTCTATACATTGTCATAAGTTTAAAAAAGTAATGCCAGGGCCGCAATGCCAATGGCTCCGGAGCTGACCATCAGCTTGGCACCACCTGCCTCGAAGTTTTCGATCGAGGAGGTGCCGTTCGAGCTCAGCGAAGAAGACGAGGCAACAGCAGCCTTGGACGATGCACCAGCATAGGTGGACGTGGTGGTGACGTACTCGTTGGTAGTCGAGTAGTGGTTGTTTGTCACGGTAGAAGTTGGCGTGGTGGTCTCGTCCACGTAGGTGATGTCCtcggaagaagaagaggtgTAGATTGTGTTCCAGGAATCTTTCgaagagctttttgctGGGGCAGAGGACGTGGTAGCGGCGGTGACAGAGGTGGCAGCTGGGGTGgttccagaagaaacgGCAGCTGGGGTAGAAGAGTATGGACAGTAGGTTGTCACAACGGTCTGAGTGCCCTCGACAGTGGTAGTTAGGGTGGTCTGGACGTACAGGGTCTGGTCTGCCTCGGAGCTGGTGGCAGCAGTGCCAGCAGTGCCAGAAGTACCAACTGGGGTGGattgagcagctgcagaGCTCTCTGGACATGTGGTGAGGGTTTCGGTGGCCAGGGCGGTGACTGTGGTGTCCTGCTCGGCGGAGGCAGCGGAAACAGCGGCAGAGGTGGCAGCTGCAGACGAGGTAGCTGGAGTCTCAGCAGCGGCCTGGGTAGTAGCCGCGGCAGTGGCGGCGGTGGCAGCAGCGGTAGCAGCAGTTGTTTGAGCCGTCGCAGCAGCGGTTTCATCAGTCTGGACCTGGACCTGGCCGTCGCCGATCTGGttgacgatctcgtcgGCCGCGGTGGCCAGGGAAGCAAGGACGGAAGCGAGCACAATCTTGGACAATTGCATAATGAATGACTAGAGTGAGAGTGTTTGGAAAACAAAAGTTCCTACAGGGCCTGGTATATATACTTGTGCGTGTTAGAATGCGTCGGAGCGTCTAGTGACATTCTCGCGCGCACACGCCAAGGGGTGCCTTGCGGtgtctggaaaaaaaatcacaaTGGTGCACCGCGTCGTGTTCGTTACGTAAGCATAccacacagaaacaggcGAGAACGTGAAAAAATTTCAGCGTGAATGGAGGCGgcgctgctgaacgagtaCCAGATCGCGCACCTGGTGTACCACAGGGACTCGAAACAGCACCGCTCGTCGCTGTGGTGGAAGCATTTCAACATCCTGCACCGGCGACTGCGGACGGTGTTGCAACTTTGCatcgacatcgacgagatcacAGGCAAGAGACAGCTCTCCTCGCTTAGGTTCACAAGGTCGCATTTCCCCAAATTCCAGAAGCGCACGCTGAGCGCCACACAGGCGGCGCAGCTGGTGCAGCGAaaaaaacagcagctccagacTGTGATTAATTATTTGCTGCAACGCATTCTGCCTACTTGCTACTACAGATTCTACGCCGTGATCGAGCTGGGCCAGTATCTGGCTCTTGGCTTTACGCTGATGGGCCTGGTCGCCAAGATCCGTGCGATTCTGCTGCAGATGCGCTCTGTGCCGGCCCCGGAGCCAGATCCTGAGCCGCAGCTCTTgcaggaggaagaggtCGGAGAATTGATCGCCCCTGCAGAGCTTGTCAATGCAAGCCTCGAGGAGCCGAGGAATgaaaacaggaaaaaacGCAAGAAGTCGCGCAAGACGAT carries:
- a CDS encoding putative secreted protein; protein product: MQLSKIVLASVLASLATAADEIVNQIGDGQVQVQTDETAAATAQTTAATAAATAATAAATTQAAAETPATSSAAATSAAVSAASAEQDTTVTALATETLTTCPESSAAAQSTPVGTSGTAGTAATSSEADQTLYVQTTLTTTVEGTQTVVTTYCPYSSTPAAVSSGTTPAATSVTAATTSSAPAKSSSKDSWNTIYTSSSSEDITYVDETTTPTSTVTNNHYSTTNEYVTTTSTYAGASSKAAVASSSSLSSNGTSSIENFEAGGAKLMVSSGAIGIAALALLF